The segment CTCCATCCCTCCCGATACTAATTTCAGGCTGCCTGCCCCATCCTTGTATTCGCGGTACTGCTCGATAAATGTCTGATAATATTTACCGCGCAGTTCGAGCAGTTCATCATGAGTACCCTGCTCTACAATCCTACCTTCATCAAGAACAATAATCTGATCCGCATCCTTTACCGATGAGATCCGGTGAGCAACTATCAGAGTTGTGCGGTTATCCATCAGCTGTTTTAACGTCTGTTGGATCTCATGCTCGGTTTCCATATCCACACTAGAAGTTGCGTCATCAAGGATTAAGATTTTGGGATTGGCTAAGATAGCTCTAGCAATCGCTATGCGCTGTCTCTGTCCTCCCGATAGACCGATACCCCGCTCGCCAATCACCGTATCATAGCCTTCTGGCATATCAAGAATAAAATTGTGCGCATCTGCGATCTTAGCTGCCTGTTCAACTTGCTCATCGGTGGCATCAGGTACTGCAAACGCGATGTTGTTAGCTATCGTATCGGAAAAGAGCAGTGTTTCTTGAAAAACTATGCCGATGTTTTTCCTAAGCTCGTTGTAGTCATAATCCTTAACATTGATTCCATCAACCAAAACTTCACCGCCGGTAACGTCATAAAATCTGGCAATCAGATTGATGATAGTGGATTTACCCGAACCTGTGCTGCCCATAATGGCGGTGGTGGTGCCGGGTTCCATTTTGAAGTTGATATTCTTAAGAACAGGCTGCTCGCCGTAGGAAAAATCCACGTTTCTGAATTCCACTTCCCCTCTGCAGGATGGCATGGGAAGAGCATCCGGCTTGTTAGTGAGAACAATCTCCTCATCCATCAGCTCAAAGACTTTTTCCAGCGAGGCTTTAGCATTTTCCCACAAGTTTACCAAGTGGGACGCCTCTTGAATTGGTCCTGCGAGCATGACCACATAAGTATTGAAAGCAAAGAGTGTACC is part of the Bacillota bacterium genome and harbors:
- a CDS encoding ABC transporter ATP-binding protein; this translates as MDLKRLIKYSRKYLKLNLLGSILCIAAVIAALNIPVITKDIVDRVLLGGEFDLMGKLILTLFGLTVIRIATEYSRTYIFEHTSQRVLYDFRSDLYRKLQQQSFSYYDTVRTGTLMNRLVGDLQSVRQLLNSGYVSLFEGLFRIVSTLVMMISFSPSLTLALVLIVPVTYFAMRAMSKQLRPAYRQVRESFENLSSSVQENLTGIRVVKAFGREDYEKDRFNEISSEWNQNNIAAADIRSVYIPVRRLIEGFSTVIILLLGGYLVMQGQITIGTLFAFNTYVVMLAGPIQEASHLVNLWENAKASLEKVFELMDEEIVLTNKPDALPMPSCRGEVEFRNVDFSYGEQPVLKNINFKMEPGTTTAIMGSTGSGKSTIINLIARFYDVTGGEVLVDGINVKDYDYNELRKNIGIVFQETLLFSDTIANNIAFAVPDATDEQVEQAAKIADAHNFILDMPEGYDTVIGERGIGLSGGQRQRIAIARAILANPKILILDDATSSVDMETEHEIQQTLKQLMDNRTTLIVAHRISSVKDADQIIVLDEGRIVEQGTHDELLELRGKYYQTFIEQYREYKDGAGSLKLVSGGME